The Chryseolinea soli genome contains a region encoding:
- a CDS encoding iron chaperone, whose product MATPKKKFENVDDYIASFPADVQKILRLVQKTIQKAVPDAEELISYQIPAFKRNGVWIFYYSTYTNHYSLSCPPPFTVFEKYKDELSAFEVSKSAIKFPYEKPVPVKLIAEMAKFRKGAKT is encoded by the coding sequence ATGGCCACACCGAAAAAGAAATTTGAAAACGTAGACGACTACATCGCCAGTTTTCCAGCGGACGTGCAGAAAATTCTTCGCCTGGTTCAGAAAACCATTCAGAAGGCCGTGCCGGATGCGGAAGAATTGATCAGCTATCAAATCCCGGCGTTTAAACGCAATGGTGTATGGATCTTCTACTACTCGACCTATACCAACCATTACTCGCTCTCGTGTCCGCCGCCTTTCACCGTTTTTGAAAAATATAAAGATGAATTGTCGGCGTTCGAAGTTTCCAAAAGCGCCATCAAGTTTCCCTATGAGAAGCCTGTGCCTGTAAAATTGATCGCTGAAATGGCAAAATTCCGAAAGGGCGCTAAGACTTAA
- a CDS encoding acyltransferase family protein: MTTTDSLTAPKRYFSNLDGLRFVLAMVVFFAHSRLGVTLISVIPFDFVKRLVSVFSNGGLGVSFFFTLSGYLITYLIIEEKETSGAFHIRNFYIRRALRIWPLYYATLLFTFFIYPIIKVKLGYPNENPYHFLYQLLFLGNFDSIQVHQFDLVGLAPMMIGINWSIGIEEQFYIFWPVLFLLFRGRRFWIAITLVIVSSFFLRTFVLQGPALYYHTFSRMSDLAVGGLLGYLSYYNKTFVTRMEQMPRWVVCVIYASGFLLLMYGTHTVDSTVVSLFFGFVIVDQNFAKRSFYKFGDHKLLSSLGKYSYSLYLLHPIGIQASILIFRFSKLDPLAGFFYGVLYALIALIASMALSMLSYRFIESYFLNLRKKFY, translated from the coding sequence ATGACCACTACAGACTCCCTGACTGCTCCAAAGCGGTACTTTTCAAACTTAGACGGTCTTCGATTTGTATTGGCGATGGTCGTCTTTTTTGCCCATTCACGTCTCGGTGTGACGTTGATCTCGGTTATTCCCTTCGACTTTGTTAAAAGATTGGTCAGCGTTTTTTCAAACGGCGGCCTCGGCGTTTCATTTTTCTTTACCCTCAGCGGCTACCTGATCACCTATTTGATCATCGAAGAAAAGGAAACCTCGGGAGCTTTTCATATACGGAACTTCTACATACGCAGAGCGCTGCGGATCTGGCCGTTGTATTATGCCACGCTGTTATTTACATTCTTTATCTACCCGATCATTAAAGTTAAACTGGGCTATCCAAACGAAAACCCATACCATTTTTTATACCAGCTGCTGTTTTTAGGAAACTTCGATAGTATCCAGGTACACCAGTTCGATTTGGTCGGCCTCGCTCCCATGATGATTGGGATTAACTGGTCTATTGGCATAGAAGAGCAATTCTATATTTTTTGGCCGGTGCTTTTTTTGCTTTTCCGTGGACGAAGATTTTGGATCGCCATCACTCTCGTCATCGTATCCAGTTTTTTTCTAAGGACCTTTGTTCTGCAGGGTCCTGCATTATACTATCACACCTTCTCGCGCATGTCCGATTTGGCTGTGGGTGGACTGTTGGGCTATCTGTCGTATTACAACAAGACCTTTGTTACCCGGATGGAGCAGATGCCAAGATGGGTGGTCTGTGTGATCTATGCGTCCGGCTTTCTGCTGTTGATGTACGGTACCCATACGGTGGACAGCACCGTGGTATCTTTATTTTTTGGCTTTGTCATCGTGGACCAGAATTTTGCAAAACGATCGTTTTATAAATTCGGAGACCACAAACTTTTATCATCCCTTGGCAAGTACAGCTATTCCCTCTACTTGCTTCACCCGATTGGGATCCAGGCAAGCATCTTGATCTTCCGATTCTCGAAATTGGACCCCCTCGCTGGATTCTTCTACGGGGTGTTGTATGCCTTGATCGCCTTGATAGCGTCTATGGCGCTTTCTATGCTCAGCTACAGGTTTATTGAATCTTACTTTTTGAATCTGCGAAAAAAATTCTATTGA
- a CDS encoding hybrid sensor histidine kinase/response regulator transcription factor codes for MAGIMFGVLLLTALSNLVQGDSASPWPFQHVDKRAKLSNSAITSVYMDQYDYVWLGTWDGLNRYDGSSIKVYKPDPFLKGTISNNIIRNFLEDGKGNLWIVTHQGINKYNRTTDSFQTYLDSLNDIPFLEYNIRACIGADSAVWTSLIGKGISRYAAEKNAFMPVNFEGVDASWLRSVINLGQHEGLLYLLGSDGKLVCTVNNRLVFSKQLANRKPIAFHTFLRLGTRYLLAIATTDGQLLLYDLADAEKGPDHIDLGSVTVSSLSENLDHTALWLGTEAGDIFKITEAAEGLSVKSMNSYFPAFSKAHIKILTITETKQDIVWVGTDGDGVYKFLTRAKTFYSIPKGQPENGQLSHSIIRSVYEDNAGTLYIGTRGGGLNIINPGQTKTKIVNTTNGLSNNAVLSINKDHEGNIWVGLDGEGIDMIEAGTHKIFHFPEDFENDNDLSFSSVYAICVDAFNDIWLGTSGYGIIHLKVIKTPRGYRLKEYDQLSHPDKGRPIWIKSNIVYAIVEEKPNTLWFGTRGGGVYRYNALTKKIEDHIQADPRDKNRLSNNDVLSLYLDQHEQLWIGTSGGLNRLFLQSRPYRLEHFTQHEGLPNNTIHGILEDPKGNIWLSTNHGLVMHDAAKNTFKNFDTNDGLQNNEFTDGAAFRSRTSEKLFFGGIEGLDVVYPTKVNTQSYFPRLTVTEFQVRNAVIMPRDGSQILTENIDRTENVTLKYDQNFISFFFTTLDYWNKQKSEYAYFLENFDKDWNYIGQQQAVTLTNIPPGQYKLNINYTNENGDWAPLAKTINIIVTPPFWKTYWAYGFYILLAIALQLGIILYIRRRTRAKKALAIEKFKALQLKELNDYKLQFFTNVAHEFRTPLTLILGPVASLLHKNKDVNDQQQLKTVYSNSLRLQKLIDELIQFRKIESGKDMLTLSTIDLVPFTQEIVESFQQHATDYEVHLEFYPEPESLPARVDYKKIEKILINLISNGIKYNTKGGMISVSLKEREGRAFFTIRDEGIGIAEENRNKIFESFYHNPAEVLDPNGFAKSTGIGLSLTKSMVQIHRGEIQVESKIGKGSTFTVMIPVAREYYLDLPEENAMILPSSNLVEKISLEFDTNHYVTDQPEKALNAAANAHAYSLLVVDDNVNIISLLENMLSDKYKIYKARNGKKALEILEEERIDLVISDVIMPDMDGLTLCKNIKEDIQSSHIPVILLTAKGEIENRIEGLQVGADSYIPKPFHPEHLFIRIEKLIERMELIRKKFKNLDDLELTHLSTGIGEKDDDFFSKITECIQLHLSEPEFNADTIAEHVSMSKASLYKKVKTITGMTPHGLIKQYRLKKAADLLRNTNLSVSEVIYETGFNSRSYFYKSFNEMFHCHPKDFDRAKGA; via the coding sequence ATGGCCGGTATCATGTTTGGTGTTCTGCTTCTTACGGCGCTATCGAATCTGGTACAGGGCGACAGTGCTTCCCCCTGGCCCTTTCAGCATGTCGACAAAAGGGCAAAACTCTCCAACAGCGCGATCACTTCGGTCTACATGGATCAATATGACTATGTATGGCTGGGCACCTGGGACGGACTGAACCGCTATGACGGCAGCTCTATTAAAGTATACAAGCCCGATCCTTTCCTGAAAGGGACGATCAGCAACAACATTATCCGAAATTTCCTGGAAGACGGAAAAGGAAACCTGTGGATCGTGACCCACCAGGGTATCAACAAATACAACCGCACCACCGACTCGTTTCAAACTTACCTCGACAGCCTGAACGACATTCCATTCCTGGAATACAATATCCGCGCCTGCATCGGCGCAGACTCCGCGGTGTGGACCAGCCTCATCGGCAAAGGCATCAGCCGGTATGCGGCAGAAAAGAATGCGTTCATGCCGGTGAACTTTGAAGGCGTTGATGCATCGTGGCTTCGGTCCGTGATCAACCTTGGACAACATGAAGGACTGCTGTATCTTCTTGGCAGTGATGGCAAGCTGGTGTGTACGGTCAACAACCGGTTGGTGTTCAGCAAACAGCTGGCAAACCGAAAGCCGATCGCCTTCCACACCTTTCTTCGTCTTGGAACGCGTTACCTGCTGGCCATCGCCACCACCGATGGTCAACTGCTCTTATATGATCTGGCCGATGCTGAAAAAGGACCGGACCATATTGATCTGGGAAGCGTCACCGTCTCCTCGCTATCGGAAAACCTTGACCACACCGCGCTTTGGCTGGGCACCGAGGCCGGGGATATTTTCAAGATCACAGAAGCCGCCGAAGGACTCTCAGTCAAGTCCATGAATTCCTATTTCCCGGCTTTTTCAAAAGCGCATATAAAGATCCTGACCATCACGGAAACCAAACAGGACATCGTGTGGGTGGGCACCGATGGTGATGGCGTTTATAAATTTCTGACGCGGGCAAAAACTTTCTACTCCATCCCGAAAGGCCAGCCGGAAAACGGTCAGCTTTCGCACAGCATCATCCGCTCGGTTTACGAAGACAATGCCGGGACACTCTATATTGGGACGCGCGGCGGCGGACTGAACATTATCAATCCCGGCCAGACAAAAACAAAGATCGTCAACACCACGAATGGCCTGAGCAACAACGCCGTGCTCTCTATTAACAAAGACCATGAAGGGAATATCTGGGTAGGTCTCGACGGCGAAGGCATCGATATGATCGAAGCGGGCACGCACAAAATATTTCACTTCCCGGAAGACTTTGAAAACGACAACGACCTTTCGTTCAGCTCGGTCTATGCCATCTGCGTGGATGCGTTCAACGACATCTGGCTCGGCACGAGCGGGTATGGCATCATTCACCTGAAAGTGATCAAGACCCCGCGCGGATACCGGCTCAAGGAATATGATCAGCTGTCGCACCCCGACAAAGGCCGGCCGATCTGGATCAAGAGCAATATTGTGTACGCCATCGTAGAAGAAAAACCAAACACCCTCTGGTTTGGCACACGCGGAGGAGGCGTCTACCGGTACAATGCGTTGACCAAGAAAATTGAAGATCACATTCAAGCCGATCCACGCGACAAAAACAGGCTGAGCAACAACGATGTGCTGAGCCTGTACCTGGATCAGCATGAACAACTCTGGATCGGCACCAGCGGCGGATTGAACCGGCTCTTCCTTCAAAGCAGGCCCTATCGCCTGGAGCACTTCACACAACACGAGGGGCTACCCAACAACACCATCCACGGCATACTCGAAGATCCGAAGGGCAACATCTGGCTCTCGACGAACCACGGCCTGGTCATGCACGATGCCGCGAAAAATACGTTCAAGAATTTTGATACGAACGACGGCTTGCAGAACAACGAGTTCACCGATGGCGCGGCATTCCGGTCCAGGACTTCTGAGAAACTTTTCTTCGGCGGCATCGAAGGATTGGATGTCGTCTACCCCACCAAGGTGAACACACAAAGTTATTTCCCACGCCTCACGGTCACTGAATTTCAGGTGCGGAACGCCGTGATCATGCCCCGCGACGGCAGCCAGATCCTCACCGAGAATATCGACCGGACCGAAAACGTGACGCTGAAGTATGATCAGAACTTCATCAGCTTTTTCTTTACGACGCTGGACTACTGGAATAAACAGAAAAGCGAATACGCCTATTTCCTGGAGAACTTTGACAAAGACTGGAACTACATCGGTCAGCAGCAGGCCGTGACGCTGACCAACATTCCGCCGGGCCAATATAAGCTGAACATCAACTACACCAATGAAAATGGCGATTGGGCTCCGCTAGCCAAAACCATCAACATCATCGTGACGCCACCGTTCTGGAAGACGTATTGGGCGTACGGGTTCTATATCCTCCTGGCGATTGCCTTGCAACTCGGTATCATCCTGTATATCCGGAGGAGAACGCGGGCAAAGAAAGCGCTGGCGATTGAAAAATTTAAAGCCCTTCAGTTAAAAGAGCTCAACGACTACAAGCTGCAGTTCTTCACCAATGTCGCCCACGAGTTCCGCACTCCGCTAACCTTGATCCTCGGCCCGGTAGCCTCCCTGTTGCACAAGAACAAGGACGTCAATGACCAGCAGCAGCTGAAAACGGTCTACAGCAACTCGCTGCGGCTTCAGAAGTTGATCGACGAACTCATCCAGTTCCGGAAAATAGAAAGCGGCAAGGACATGCTGACGCTCTCGACGATCGACCTCGTACCCTTCACGCAGGAAATCGTGGAGTCCTTCCAGCAGCATGCGACCGACTATGAGGTGCATCTTGAATTTTATCCGGAGCCGGAATCGCTGCCCGCGCGGGTCGACTATAAAAAAATAGAAAAGATCCTGATCAACCTGATCTCCAACGGCATCAAGTACAATACAAAGGGAGGCATGATCAGCGTGTCGCTGAAGGAACGGGAAGGCCGGGCGTTTTTCACCATCCGCGATGAAGGCATCGGCATTGCCGAAGAGAACCGGAACAAGATCTTTGAAAGCTTCTACCACAACCCGGCGGAAGTGCTCGACCCCAATGGTTTTGCCAAAAGCACCGGCATCGGGCTGTCACTCACCAAAAGCATGGTGCAAATACACCGGGGAGAAATACAGGTAGAAAGCAAGATCGGAAAAGGCAGCACCTTCACCGTGATGATCCCGGTCGCCCGCGAATACTATCTTGATCTGCCGGAAGAAAATGCCATGATCCTCCCCTCTTCGAACCTGGTGGAGAAAATATCCCTTGAGTTTGACACCAATCACTACGTGACGGATCAACCCGAAAAGGCCCTGAACGCTGCTGCAAATGCGCATGCCTATTCGCTGCTGGTGGTGGACGACAATGTCAATATCATCTCGTTGCTCGAGAACATGCTTTCCGATAAGTACAAGATCTATAAAGCCCGTAACGGAAAAAAGGCCCTGGAGATCCTCGAAGAAGAACGCATCGACCTGGTGATCAGCGACGTGATCATGCCCGACATGGATGGCCTCACGTTGTGCAAGAACATCAAGGAGGATATTCAAAGCAGTCACATCCCCGTGATCCTGCTGACGGCCAAAGGAGAGATCGAGAACCGCATCGAAGGGCTCCAGGTTGGCGCGGATTCTTACATTCCCAAACCTTTTCACCCCGAACATCTTTTTATCCGCATCGAAAAGCTGATCGAACGCATGGAGCTGATCCGCAAAAAATTCAAAAACCTCGACGACCTCGAGCTCACCCACCTCTCCACCGGCATCGGCGAAAAAGACGACGACTTCTTTTCCAAAATAACCGAATGCATCCAGCTTCACCTGAGCGAACCCGAATTCAACGCCGACACCATTGCCGAACACGTCAGCATGAGCAAAGCTTCGCTGTACAAAAAAGTGAAGACCATCACCGGCATGACGCCACACGGCTTAATAAAACAATACCGCCTGAAAAAAGCGGCCGACCTGTTAAGAAACACCAACCTGAGTGTCTCCGAAGTGATCTACGAAACCGGTTTCAACAGCCGGTCTTATTTCTATAAATCTTTTAATGAAATGTTCCACTGCCATCCGAAAGATTTCGACCGCGCCAAAGGGGCTTAG
- a CDS encoding DUF4199 domain-containing protein translates to MKTELKWAVVYVVMTMVWSLLGKGLGFHDANLAAGVIFNTLIIIPSVILYMLSMREKKIRYYGGQITYKQAFMSGLVLTLLVTILGPIYPLFTNLISPDLFDNSIRFVVATNQMSEADAVKQFTLSSFIVQGIFGALVFGLVYAAIISIFLRSKNPKTLINT, encoded by the coding sequence ATGAAAACAGAACTAAAATGGGCCGTGGTCTATGTCGTCATGACGATGGTGTGGTCGTTGCTTGGAAAAGGGTTGGGGTTTCATGACGCCAACCTGGCCGCGGGTGTGATCTTCAACACCCTGATCATTATTCCTTCGGTGATCCTTTATATGCTCTCGATGCGAGAAAAAAAGATCAGATACTATGGCGGTCAGATCACCTACAAACAGGCTTTCATGAGCGGGCTTGTCCTCACCCTGTTGGTCACAATTCTCGGCCCGATTTATCCCCTGTTTACGAACCTGATCTCACCGGATCTGTTCGACAACTCCATCCGATTCGTGGTTGCAACCAACCAAATGAGTGAAGCCGATGCGGTAAAACAGTTCACGCTCTCGAGTTTTATTGTCCAGGGAATTTTTGGTGCCCTGGTCTTTGGCTTAGTCTATGCGGCCATCATTTCCATTTTCCTGAGATCAAAAAATCCAAAAACATTAATCAACACTTAA
- a CDS encoding GlxA family transcriptional regulator → MKTIAIVIAENAVASSITDTVRLFDKANELLQAGGKKKMFDVSLVGFSKEIFIGNKHLFFKADKTLEEVDHADLIIIPALLGDVIKSTQQNRHYFPWLIKQYKQGTEIASYCVGAFLLAATGLLKGKKCATHWMYSNEFNFYYPDVTLVDDKIITEQNGIYTSGGGTSYWNLLLFLLEKYTDREIVIAITKFFLLDIQRTSQASFMMFRGQKGHGDKLIEAVQAYIENNFHEKFNVTDIASKFSTVRRTLERRFKKATKNSIVEYIQRIKVEAAKKELELGRKTINEIMWEIGYSDMKTFRDLFLKTTALTPVEYRNRYNKNAE, encoded by the coding sequence ATGAAAACCATTGCCATCGTGATCGCGGAAAACGCCGTAGCCTCCAGCATCACGGACACCGTGAGGCTTTTTGATAAGGCAAACGAACTCCTCCAGGCAGGTGGTAAAAAAAAGATGTTCGATGTCAGCCTCGTGGGTTTCTCAAAAGAGATCTTTATCGGCAACAAGCACTTGTTTTTCAAAGCCGACAAAACGCTGGAGGAGGTAGACCACGCCGATCTGATCATTATCCCGGCACTCCTGGGCGACGTCATAAAATCTACGCAGCAAAACAGGCATTACTTTCCCTGGCTGATCAAGCAATACAAACAGGGAACGGAGATTGCAAGCTATTGCGTCGGCGCATTCCTTCTGGCGGCGACCGGCCTTCTGAAAGGAAAGAAATGCGCGACACATTGGATGTATTCGAATGAATTTAATTTTTACTATCCGGACGTTACGTTGGTGGACGACAAGATCATCACGGAACAAAATGGCATTTACACCAGCGGAGGCGGCACATCCTATTGGAACCTGCTTTTGTTTCTGCTGGAGAAATATACGGACCGGGAAATTGTGATTGCCATCACGAAGTTTTTTCTGCTGGACATTCAACGCACCAGCCAGGCTTCGTTTATGATGTTCCGGGGTCAGAAAGGACATGGCGACAAACTGATCGAAGCCGTGCAGGCGTACATTGAAAATAACTTTCATGAAAAATTCAATGTCACCGACATCGCTTCAAAGTTTTCAACCGTCAGGCGAACGCTGGAGCGCAGGTTCAAGAAGGCCACCAAGAATTCGATCGTTGAGTATATTCAGCGTATCAAGGTTGAGGCTGCGAAAAAGGAGTTGGAACTTGGGCGAAAGACCATCAATGAGATCATGTGGGAGATCGGCTATTCCGATATGAAGACGTTCAGAGATCTCTTTCTGAAGACCACAGCCTTAACGCCTGTAGAATACCGGAATCGGTATAACAAGAATGCGGAGTGA
- a CDS encoding VOC family protein, with the protein MMRLDPYLNFNGNTEEVFNFYKKVFKNDFTSLMRFGDMPGGEKMSPGDRTKILHVALPVGDNVLMGTDALDSMNQKISAGDNFSISITLDDEAEATRIFDALSERGDVIMPLGKEFWSDLFGICKDPFGIQWMINFRPKQK; encoded by the coding sequence ATGATGCGATTAGACCCCTACCTGAATTTTAATGGGAATACCGAGGAAGTATTCAACTTTTACAAAAAAGTGTTCAAGAACGATTTCACCAGCCTCATGCGATTTGGCGATATGCCTGGCGGAGAAAAAATGTCTCCGGGAGACCGGACGAAAATCCTCCATGTGGCACTGCCCGTGGGCGACAATGTTTTGATGGGAACCGATGCACTGGACTCGATGAATCAAAAAATCTCGGCGGGCGACAATTTTAGTATCAGCATCACGCTCGATGATGAAGCGGAAGCGACCCGGATCTTCGATGCGCTATCGGAGCGTGGCGATGTCATTATGCCCTTGGGCAAGGAATTCTGGAGCGACCTTTTCGGTATTTGCAAAGACCCGTTCGGAATTCAATGGATGATCAACTTCAGACCAAAACAAAAATGA
- a CDS encoding VOC family protein: MFIKIMYFVQFVSDQDKALDFYTKLGFEKRVDYPGPEGRFLTLGYQGQDVEIMLWKGAAMPGTSKDLNLGSIFIESVDLRKDFEVLRSKGVKFLQPEPEDYAFGVRIAALDPDGNRIELRQRK; the protein is encoded by the coding sequence ATGTTTATCAAAATCATGTACTTCGTACAGTTTGTCAGCGACCAGGACAAAGCGCTTGACTTTTACACAAAACTCGGCTTTGAAAAGCGCGTAGATTATCCCGGTCCTGAAGGTCGGTTTCTAACGCTGGGCTACCAGGGACAGGATGTCGAGATAATGCTTTGGAAAGGAGCAGCGATGCCCGGGACTTCCAAGGACTTAAATCTCGGGTCCATCTTCATCGAGTCAGTTGATCTAAGAAAGGACTTTGAAGTGTTGCGTTCGAAAGGTGTCAAATTTTTACAGCCTGAACCGGAAGATTATGCTTTTGGTGTGAGAATCGCGGCGCTTGATCCTGATGGAAATCGGATCGAGCTTCGTCAACGGAAATGA
- a CDS encoding ArsR/SmtB family transcription factor, giving the protein MEKVSHFSTIALLIGEPARATMLWKILDGRMHTATELAIAADLSAQNASMHLAKLVKAGLLSVVKRGRLRYYQFANPNVAYVIEAIANLVPKENLMPPDDISNSSRIKYCRTCYDHLAGKVGVAITEKLLSRRIIEVNQRDFVISSSGIKWFDRLEISIPELKESKRVLARQCLDWSEKRPHISGAVGAALANRLFELKWLQRVKNSRIVSITPLGQKKIYDLLGLVV; this is encoded by the coding sequence ATGGAAAAAGTAAGCCACTTTAGCACCATCGCGCTGCTCATCGGGGAGCCTGCACGCGCTACAATGCTCTGGAAGATCCTGGATGGACGCATGCATACCGCCACGGAACTTGCTATCGCCGCCGATCTGTCCGCGCAAAATGCCAGCATGCATCTGGCCAAACTTGTGAAAGCAGGACTTCTTTCGGTTGTGAAACGCGGCCGGCTCCGGTATTATCAATTTGCCAATCCGAACGTGGCTTACGTGATCGAGGCGATTGCCAACCTGGTGCCAAAAGAAAACCTGATGCCGCCCGATGACATTTCCAATAGCAGCCGCATCAAGTACTGCCGCACGTGCTACGACCACCTCGCCGGCAAAGTCGGGGTTGCCATCACTGAAAAACTTTTGTCCAGGAGGATCATCGAAGTGAACCAGCGAGACTTCGTGATTTCAAGCAGCGGAATAAAATGGTTTGATCGCCTGGAGATCTCCATACCGGAACTGAAAGAGAGCAAGCGAGTCCTTGCCCGCCAATGTCTCGACTGGAGTGAAAAGCGCCCGCACATCTCGGGCGCTGTGGGTGCCGCGCTGGCCAATCGGCTCTTTGAATTGAAATGGCTGCAGCGGGTTAAAAATTCGAGGATCGTTTCCATTACGCCGCTGGGTCAGAAGAAAATTTATGACCTGCTTGGGTTGGTAGTGTGA
- a CDS encoding geranylgeranyl reductase family protein — protein MADTGTKEFDVIICGAGPAGSTCALALGDSGLRVAVLEKSSFPRDKTCGDAVAAYVPKVLATINSGLTKSLEGFTEKVNVNTCRLVAPNQKAFDLRFSQTGFISRRMDWDNFLFENAAAQSNTTFFLNHTISDVTITSDGVTVTAGNTEFKGKMVIGCDGAHSVLNRKVTGTRPDPAHHCGAVRAYYSNVSGIPDHTFEIHLVKDLLPGYFWIFPVKNNLANVGLGVLSSVVSKRRMDLRASLQRVVDEIPYISDRFKNAERVGKVEGFGLPLGSRKVPMSGDRFMLCGDAASLIDPLSGEGIGQAIVSGRYAGWHAKTCFDKNDFSASHMKQYDAQVYQKFWSRHRKNYYIQQLMNNEWLLNGVFNAALKSSVFRNVVSKSFT, from the coding sequence ATGGCTGATACAGGCACGAAAGAATTTGACGTCATCATTTGTGGAGCAGGTCCTGCGGGGAGCACGTGTGCCCTGGCGCTGGGCGATTCAGGTTTACGCGTTGCCGTTCTGGAGAAAAGCAGTTTTCCGCGCGACAAGACGTGTGGCGATGCGGTGGCGGCCTATGTGCCCAAAGTGCTGGCGACCATCAATAGCGGGTTGACCAAAAGCCTGGAAGGGTTTACAGAGAAGGTCAACGTGAATACCTGCCGTCTGGTAGCGCCCAACCAAAAAGCGTTCGACCTCCGCTTTAGCCAAACGGGATTCATTTCCCGAAGAATGGACTGGGATAATTTTCTCTTTGAAAACGCCGCGGCGCAAAGCAACACCACCTTTTTTTTAAACCATACCATCAGTGATGTAACGATCACCAGCGATGGGGTGACGGTCACGGCCGGCAACACAGAATTTAAAGGCAAAATGGTGATCGGCTGTGACGGTGCGCATTCTGTACTGAACAGAAAAGTAACCGGCACCAGACCGGATCCGGCGCATCATTGTGGTGCGGTTCGCGCATACTACAGCAACGTGTCCGGCATCCCGGATCATACCTTTGAGATCCACCTCGTGAAAGATCTTCTGCCGGGATATTTTTGGATCTTTCCGGTTAAAAATAATTTGGCAAATGTCGGTCTGGGCGTTTTGTCGTCTGTGGTCTCGAAGCGAAGAATGGATTTGCGTGCTTCCCTTCAACGGGTGGTGGATGAAATCCCCTACATCAGCGACCGGTTTAAAAATGCAGAACGCGTCGGGAAGGTCGAAGGATTTGGTCTGCCCTTGGGATCGAGGAAGGTGCCCATGAGCGGCGATCGTTTTATGCTCTGCGGAGATGCGGCGTCGCTTATAGATCCTTTATCAGGCGAAGGCATCGGCCAGGCCATCGTGTCGGGGCGTTATGCGGGGTGGCACGCAAAAACATGTTTTGATAAAAATGATTTTTCCGCTAGCCACATGAAACAGTACGATGCCCAGGTGTATCAGAAATTTTGGTCGAGGCACCGTAAGAACTATTACATCCAACAATTGATGAACAACGAATGGCTCCTGAATGGCGTTTTTAATGCGGCGCTTAAAAGCAGCGTATTCAGGAATGTTGTGTCGAAAAGTTTTACCTGA